GACAGTAGGGAGAAATCAAGACAAAGCCACTCCTGGATAATATACAGCTGAATATTTAACTCCTAAACAAATAGCTTCTAAGAAATTGCTGTGTATAATGAATATAGAAAGCTCATATAAAGCATTTgtttacaaaaaagcaaaaacattttaaaagcttttttgagCTGCAGCAAGGGTCATTTAAAATTAGAAACCCTTCCTCTGGTCAATAGCAATGTTCTTGCCtatgttttctaaaaatacaacttttaaaCATAGTTTTGCATACAGATAGTCACAGTAGGGCctcgctggtaaagaatccacctgcaatgcaggagatcccagttcgattcttgggtcaggaagattccctggagaagggataggcttcccactccaggattcttgggcttctctggtggctcagacagtaaagaatctgctgcaatgcaggagacctgggttcgatccctggggttgggacgatcccctggaggacggcatggcaacccactccagtattcatgcctggaaaatccccagggacagagaagcctggcgggctacagtccatggggtcgcagagagtcggacatgactgaaggactaagcacagcacagaacagtCACAGTGAGTTCTATAAAACAGTACTAAAACTGTGCACGGGTtgcctggatccctcagagaatcccccccccccattttgttattggagtatagctgctttacaatattgtgttagattctgctgtacaacaaagtgaatcaattacaCAGAATATCTACATTGAAGGTTAGACTGTTCCTGGGAGAAACCTTGAGAATGCACTAACTCCTTCATAGCAGGGGTCTGTAAATGAGGTATTCTTTCTCTCATTCAAGGGAGActtgattttcctgaaaaatgcTCTCAGTGACATTCTCATAACCTCACGATTACACACTTGGTGCTCTGCAGTGTCTTCAGATCCAGACCCTCTTATATGGACCCCAGGACAAGAGGACTCTGGCCACCCAGCAGACCATGGACATCCTGTCCAAGTGAGTTGACCTCCCCCGACACTGTTTACTTTGCCGTCAGAATCTCAGAGGAAGCTGGTTCTGTAAGGTTCAGTGGAACTTTCCATGAAAAGGACAGTCTACTGACTGTCATCCCATTACTCATGAACTATGCAAGCCCAGTTCCTTTGAACACTCAATTGTAAAATATCTTCTTGCCCGGTATCAGGAAGAAATCAGCTCTCGGAGAATGTCAAAAGCACAGGCTGGGGTTCATCCTCCTGCAGATCGGCTGCCTGCTAGTCATGTCACCTGCTGGAGGCCGAGGGCACACGGTCCTACGCGGCCTGAGGGCGCTCTGACCTCCTCACCCGGGCGCCGGCCTTCCAGCCTGGACCGCGCAGAGCCTGGTCCGCCGGCTCCAGGACGCGCCGCGGGCGGGACCGGCTGGCCAGGGGCGCCGTGTCAGGCCCTGCCGGCAGGGGGCGCTGTCTCAGGCGCCACCAGCTCAGTGACTCGCCGCAGGCGGGCCGGGCCGGCAGGGGGCGCCGCTCAGGCCCCGCCCGCAGTGCCGGGCCCCTTGAGTCGCTGAAGGTCCACTGTGTCTGCTTGGCGAGCACGGCCGCGGGAATCAGAAATGGGAGGTCAAACGCTGGGTTTTCCACTCCTGCAGAGCCCCCTCTCCTTTGCCTGCCCTCCTGGCGCTCCCTCGTGAAGTGCAGCTCAGCAAGTGCCAGGCTGGTCTTCACCACCGCCGAGGCCGGCGCCAGGCGCGCGGAGGCCGGGGCCACCACACTGATCCCTCTGCTTGTCCGCAGGGCCCCCGAGGTACCCGCGAGGCCGCGGCCGTCCCCCGGAGCCAAGGCGGCCTTCTGCGCAGGCGGGCGGCCGCACAGCGTGCCCGGGCGCACCAGGCCCAGCGCCGCCAACTGAGCCTGCCCCACCGCCCCCTGGGGTGCCCCCACCTGGGTGCAGCCTCCGGGTGCCCCACACATCTCTCCGTCCGGAACGGGGCCTTCGACAGCCGCTGCTCGGGTTTCCAGGCTGACTGTGTGCTCCGAATGCAAAGCCACCCCACACCTCCCGTGGGCCCCATGTGGACAGTGGGCGCCCCTCCTGTGACCTGCCCTTCTagaaagcatttttctttctgcGACCTCAGTGGTTTCTTCTGGCCGCAAGTTACCGTCAGCACTGCTGCAGCTGCAGGCTCCGCTCCTTCACCATCTGGTGGTGTATTTGGTGCACCGCCCTGTGTGCAGGGTCTGGAGTCAGATTTGGAGCAGGAAGATTGTAGGCAAAGAGCTCTTTCTTATAGGAAGGTAATAGGGATTGAGAATAAAATGCTAATAAACAGAAACCTGGGAGTGTTGCGATCAGTATGTGTTTGTGAAATGAAGCTGCCCCAGAGCTCCTGGGAGCCTAGGAAGGGGCCCTGAGGAAGCGTCTCCTCCCTGGTGCAGGCCACCACGCACTGAATCAGGCGGACCACCAGGGGGTGCTAAGAACCGAGGGCACGATAAACGGGACACTGTCCCCGTCTCTCAGAACGTGCCACCCGACAGGGACACGAGTCACTGACTCACATCACGGTGGAGCTGGTTGAATGACAGCAGAAGGAAAGCGCCTGGTACAGTGGGTGGGTGATAAATGGCCCTGAATTTGCCTAGAGGTCGGGGAAGGCAGGTGTAAGAGAGGAGAGAGCCGGGCGGGAGTGAGGCAGGCACAGAGGACTGCCGACGCCCAGCTGCTGCTTCCTGCGGCCTCCACTCCAGCCACGGGAACGTGGCTGCAGCTCTGGAGCGCTGTTTTGAGTTGACGGCCCTTGGCCCCTACTCCTGACTGTGTTCTGGGTTCAGCATGCTGGGGTATGGAGGGTGGGGTTGGATGAGCACTCAGGTCCACAGTGGCCTTCAGTCCCCTGGCAGGAGGCCGGCGTCAGTTGAGAACAGGAGTGGCTCATTTTGAGCACCTTTCCCCAGGTGAGATCCAGAGCTGGGACCAGGTTGAGCATGCAGACGGTGGGAGTGGGGTTTTATCCCCACTTCTCACTTCCCTTCACAGCCCCTCTCTCATCCCTTGGGCTGTGGCCCAGCAGGGCTGCAGGCAGGCGCTGAGATGGCAGCAGGTTGCACCATGGTCCCCTCTCACTCCGACACCCAGGAGGAAACACAAAACCAGTCTGCCTCCATTTGTGCTGAGCAGCATATGAGAACGGATATGGGAGATGAACCCAAGTTCTGGGACAGCGTGGAGGGAGGTGGGGTCCCTTGTCCTTGACAGCGTGGCAGCTGACTGGAGGCCACCCCTGCTGGTACTCACTCATCCCAGGCAGGCTTGTGGGACGAAGGCCACATCCAAAGGTGTGAGATGTGGTCACCTGACTGTCCTATTTGGTGAAGACATGGACTTTGATGCGTATGGTGGGAAAGCATTTTAAGTACATACCACACTGGAGTCTGCCTCAAAAATGTTTGTGCAACTCAAAAATTCCTTTGTTGAGGCCCTCAACACCAGTGTGAAAGTATTTAAAGTGGAGCCTCTGGGAAGTAATTAATACATGAAGGTCAAGCCCCCAGAATGGgattgaagtgaagtcgctcagtcgtgtctgactctttgcgaccccatggactgtagcctaccaggcttctcagtccataggattttcaaggcaagagtactggagtgggttgccattgccttctccaggggatcttcctgactgagggatcgaaccctggtctcccgcattgtaggcagacgctttaccctctgagccaccagggaagcccagaatgggattagtgcccttataagaagagacaagaaaaatgATCTTTCTACCCTGTGAGGGCACAACAAGGCAGCCATCTGCGAACCAGAAGATGACACCCACCAGGAACTGACCCCACCAGCGCCGTGATCTGGGCTCCCACTCCCCTGTGAGAACTGTGAGGGAACTATGAGAAGTAAGTGTCCATTACTTAAGTCTCCCAGCCTATGGTATTCTGTTCTATTATGGCATTCTATTatagcagcctgagcagactaaaAGCCCATGCTGggtttttgaaaaaacaaaatgcaaattctGATGTTATTTATTCCTCTATTTCTCATAGGATAATATCTTGGAATCATGAGAACTAAAACACTTTTTTAATTTAGCCCCCACTCTGGggaaagaatgaatttgggaATATTCTCTATCAAACATCTCCCATCTATTAAATGTGTTAACTTCAGAACGAAAGGAAGACTCTAGCTATTTatgtttggctttgtttttgtaaAAGGCTACAAACAGGTAAGCATATCTACTCCTTTGTCTCAAACTGGTGCAATTTTTTTCAAGCTGCTAAGAAATGGCCATGATTAGCCACTCCAATTTGCACTTGAGGTTAATAATGAACCACCTTGGTGTGCTCaggattgttttcattttagcaCTGGAAGTTCCATGTCCCGGGAGAGACCCCTCCGTTCAGGGCCAAATGGGATGGCTGCTCACGCTGTTGTCAATAGTTCTGCAGGCTGTCATGATGACATTCCTACCACAAGCTGTCTAGTCTGTATTTTCATATGAACCAGTGGTTTACGCTGTATCTGCCATGCCTTCTCATTCTGTGCTAACAATATCGAGTTCTGATTCATGTGAGTAATTAAATAACTGAgacttttcatatatatgttcTCCCCAGTGATTCTGTGCCACCATAAAAAACATGCACATAAACACATATATCCTTTGATTAGAACTTAAATAAAAACCGCAAAACACCTACTGGAAAACATTCATTCTCTTTAGGAACAACATGGGGgttttttcttagatttttatttttacacattCTTATGATATATCCCTTCAAAGGGAACAGGAACAGGTTAGCAAGATCAGCTTTTTAGGTGATTCCAttctaaatatacattttaaacaaacaaTATCCAAACAACCAGTGGGGAGGTGAGAAACATCCCATTATCACCGCTCTGTCTACACGATAATAAACGCGAAAGGACTGGCTGTGTCCTCACCCTCTCTCACCATAAAGCTACTATTGTCTCTGGTTTTAAAGGACATGGAACCATGGGGTGACCTGTCACAGGGTCAAGGGCACGCCCTGCTCTGGGCTGTTCCAGAGACTTAGGAACCAACCACAGCTCATGACTCCATGCTGGCAAACACTCTTGGCAGGATACTTCTTGAAGATGTGCACTCCAACATGGAGATACAAATTAAGACCTAAGACACTTATTTTCCAATGGAGGTGGGTCAGGACATTAATAATCTATTCACCTCAGCACTCATTCCCAGGGTCACAAGCTAGGAGAGTGACACTGAGCTCAGCCCACACTTAAGACACACATAACAGACACCCCCATCATCAGTCTGTCTTGCCATCAGACAACAGGCTGTCACCTTGACCAGTTCTCACCAATAAATAACCTACACAAATACCATTACCAATTACAATCAACATAAAATCAACTTTTTATATTAGAAATGAGGAGTCTTTGTTGGAAAAGCCGTCACCTCCCCTGACAGTTTCTGACAATCACCAGTTCATCTGGCAGACAACAAAAGTTTACACTTGCAATTCAAATCAACTTTCCTTCTATGCCCTGCTTCACggtgttttaaaaatagatcatCCTGAAAGCTGTACTGTGATGCTCCTCCACTTCCCGATTAGGAAAACGCACTCTCTAAACTACCTGCTGTAGCCATTCCTGGCAGCTGAGATGTGTTCTGTGGAGGTTGAGGGCCATCCTCTGAAACCCAGAGGGAAGACCCTCAGCTTCCATAACTGCCCCGGTAACCACGTCCCGCCTGAGGATGACAAAGCTGGGATCATCATTCTTCAGTGCGCTACAGGCAGTTAGGTCTGTGCTACTGTGTTAGGGGGAGGTACAGTTTAGACaacattaagtgaaagaaactagtttggattaaaattttaatactgtGCTGCTAGAGATACTATTTTTATGTGACGCTACAGCTTTAACGAAGCAAGCTTTAAAAACAATACCTTTGTGCAAAACACACCAGACAGAGCACACCCATTCTAGTATCTTCAATTCAGTGGTGTATATCTGCAGGGCTATACTCTGTGGCCTGGGAGGAGAGTAGGGCCTTTGCTTGCTCCAGGGCCCCTCCTGGGTGCCTCCGAGCTGGGTGGCAACAGAAGCACCCAGTTCCTTCCCTAAAACATCTTATTCTGTTTAATGTATCATTTGTTTCCCTGGAAAAAAACACCCCAACGGTCATGACTTCTGTCTAAAGTGCAAAAACCTCCCTGAGGTTGGTTGCTGTCTTCCATCTCGAACCCTTTGTGCTCAGAAAGGCCTCCACCCCCATCATCAGTGGGTTGGGAGGGGCTTCTTTGGGAGGCACAACCCACCTGGGCTTCCAACTGTACTGTGCATGACCACCCTGCAAGTATGTGCTTCAGCTTCCTATTGTCTTTAGGGTCTACCTCCCAccagtaaaattaaatgtttagaTCCTAAGGGCTAAGGTGCATAAAAGCTCAAGTACACTCTGGTAGGAGCTGGCTACTCCAGAACTTGTTAAAACCAAAAAGAGTATTTAGACTCTGCACTACTTAATGACCTAGTACCACAAAAAGCTGGTATTATAAGCCATTCCCAGTAATCCTTCCccaaccccctgcccccacctggaCCCAGTGCAGGGTTCCAGGAGCTTGTGCAAATGTAGCAAGTGTGCTAATCTGATACACTGCAGGAGGCTGGAGCTGTCTTCTCCATagataatatactatatttttaaaagttgtgcaCATAGAAGGCAATTCATTCACGTCTTAAAACTCTAAGGTGAGTAACTTTTTCCTAAGatgaaatcatttcattttttttaatctgcctaTTTCCTAtggtttcttttttgaaaagactTTGCAAATAGacaaatgaattcatttttcCCTTACAATGTTAGTTTACTATTTCATGTTAGCACATGTGAATAAAATTTACTCTTAAATATATTACTTTAATCCCATTGCCATTTAGGTGTCTTACCTAGgcaattatattttcaaacagatgCCAGGCACTTCTGTGACCAGGTGCAAAAATGGGAGAAATCATCTCTAGGAGTAGAAAGAAAACTCCAGAAAAAGGAACTTTTAAGACTAAAAAGATAAAAGTATTTCTTGTCAAAGTCCCAACTCAATAAAATTCCAATGCCTTTTAAGGCACGAATTAGTTTGAAATCTTTACAGATTATAAAGTAAAAAGACACTGCCTGGAGTACTCGAagtaaaaaaagggggggggtttAATAAAGAGTTCACCTCCCTCCCTTAAAGTAAAGGCCTTTGTGTGTTGGTATGTTACCAAACAAGATGgcatttaaaatcaaatatcTGTTTATCAAAACCAGTGTCCCTCATTTTCCTCCTCCTGACTGTCTAGATAGAGGAGGGCAACCTTCTTCTCGTCCGAAATCACTGACCTCTGGTCTACCATCCTCTGCAGCTGCACCGTCTTATCAAATTCAGCCTGCTCCTTGCCCCTTTCCCCAGGGGCCTGGTGTCTGTCCCCAGCAGAGCCCTGAAAGCTCACGCCGGCTGCCAGGTCATTCCTACTGCTGGCATCTCTCCAAGCACCAGGCTCAGACACACTAGGAGCTTCTGCTTCCGTCCCTGCAGGGAAGAGGACTCTGGCCTCTTGTGTCCAGCGGGGAGTCGCCTCTACGTTACTCACGTCCATCTGAAAGGTAAACGAAGTTTCTTTGGGCCCCAGGGCAACGTGCCTTAGTGTTCTGCCACTGTCTGCAACCTCGCCTACTTCAGGGGAGTCTACCGAACCAGCAAGTGCAAAGGTTTTGGAAATGGGTCCATGGAAGACAATGTGTTCAGAGGTCTTGGCTTCTGCGGGACCCAGCTGAATATGCCTAAAGGATCTGCTCACACCTGATGTCACTTCATTCCCTGACATGTCTCCTGTACTAGCTTCCTGGGGAGACTCCGAAACGGCCCTTTGGAAGGTGCTCTTTTCAGTCACAAGGATGTTCCGACCCACAGTGTAACTGCTGGCGGCCAGGGTCTCGTCTGCCGTGCCCTCTCTGTGGGTGCTGCTTTCTGAGTCGCTAAATTCCAAGGGCGGGGGAACGATCGGCTCGGTGGCTTGATGCCTCTGAGGCCCGATGGTGACATGCCTGATGGACGTGCCGTCCCCTGACCACGCTTCCATGAGCACAGAAGCTTCCCTGACGCCCAACTCCACTGTGCCTGAGAGGGGGGCTGTGAGCTGGGTCTGCTCACTGAGCCCCTCCCGGGTGCCTAATTGAAGGTGCTTTATGGAAGTCTGGGTGCCCGCTGACTCTTCTGCTTGAGAAGAGTCACCCGCCTTCCCCACCCCAGAAACGGGGGCCTGAAAAATAATTTCCCTCTGAGCATAAAACTGTTGGGAGCCAAATGGGCTGTGCCTCCCAAATCTGGGAGGCTCTGTGGGTAGCTCTGCAGGGCCAGGTTCTTCTGTGCCGCCAGCCTTGGGACGGGCGGCATCAGGCCCTGGGAATATGACTTCTGTGGACACTGGGCTCTGACGGGCACCCAACGTAATGAGCCTGGCAGACCGGCTGGCTCCTGCTGAGCCCTCTGCCCAACTTGCCTGGCCCTCTGCACTTACCTCCACCGCCTGGGCGGCACGGCCTTCGGCCAAGACCTGCTCAGTCCTCCACATTCCAGGGGATGCTATCTGGACGCGCCCCCCAGACTGGCTGACGTCCTCCAGCACATGAGCATGGACAAAGCCCGTGGGGCTGGTGACTTCCACGGTGGCCGACACAGGGCCCGGGGGCGAGGCCAGGCCCGCGTCGGCCTCCCCCGCAGAGGAGCTGTATAGCTCCTGGGTGGCCCAGCGCCTGAAGCCGTGGCCGGCCTCCGCCTCCGGGCTGCCCGGGCCTGGGCTGCGCCGCCGCGCCAGGCTGTCTCGCACCACCGACTCCACGGCCTTCTCGATCTCCCCCGCTTCGTCCTTGCTCAGCTCCTCCAGGTCTAACTGGTCAGCGTCCACCGTCTGTGAGAGGTTGACTTCGGCCACTAGGGTCACGGCCCCGCTGCCCGCGCTCTGGACTTTCTTCACGTCAAACGAAACACCCGCAGGCCCGCCCTGGCCCTCTCTGGTGAGGGCAGACAGCTCTTCCTTCATGCGCTCTGGAAGGTTCTCCTCCAGCTGCTCGATCACCTCCACCAGCTGGTGCCTGGGCTCCTTAGAGCCTTCCTTAATGGATGTGTGGAACTCATGGGGTATTTTGATTTCCTTCTCAATGACTATGGGCTTGGCATGAAACTCACCACTTCTAGTTTGTTCTTTCCAGGGAGAAGATGCCGTGTCCCCCTCCAGAGACACTTCTGGAACATCCACCGGCTTCAAGACCTTCTCTCCCGGAACGTCATCCCTCCGCACTCTTCTCCGAGACCCCGGCACGATCTCATCCTGCCAGGAGTACCTGATGGTGGATTCCTCTTCAATGTGGATCTGCCCATACACGGAGCCTTCTTCTCGCTCGGGGGCCCCAGGGTGTTCGTCCGGAGTCGACACAAAGTAACTCTGCTCTCCCTCCAAGTCACCTGCCTCCGTCACTTCTTCCACGTGAGTTACGCTCTCCTGGGGCCTCCTGGCCTCCTGACCTGCGTCCCCTGAGCACGTGACATCTGATTCCCCGTAAAccgcctcctctctctcctcaacAAGCCCCCTGGAGCTCGGAGACACATCATCGACCTCCTCCACTTTGAACGGGGTAGAAAACTCATCTTCCTTCTCGCTGCTGACATAGCTCATGGGCTCTTCGATGATCTCCACGTTGACAACTTTTGCTCGCCCTTCTCTCCCCTTCAGACCGAGACGGATCACGTCTCCGATCAAACGCTCCGCCGATTTTCCTTTCAGCTCCACCTCTTTAGCATCCTTGCTTAACAGGTAGTCCAAGCCGGCTTCATCCGAAATGTCGATCTCTTCAGTCAGTTTCGACTCCACGACTATCTCAGTCTTTGCTTTTCTGTCACCGGGAACTTCTTTCCTGTCCACATAAGTGACTTTTGTGTCTGGAAAAGACTCAGCGGACGCTTCTGCCTCAGGAGAGTGGGTAAACTGCTTCAGGATACTGGAAACGATGTTCTCAGCTATGGTTTCAGTCATGGAACCGCCTTTCAGAGAGGCTGTGGTGTCGCTGGCGCCCAGCGTAAACCCAGCCTCTCTGGTTTCCACCCCTCCCCCTGTCCCGTCACCAGCATCCTCCTTTAGGGGTGTCTGGAGACCCTGGGGGGCCACCTTTGCTGTGCTGTCCTGGGACACCTCTAGCCTGATCGGTATCTCTCTCCCCTTCACACTTTCCTCCTTCAGCGACTCCTTCTCTCTGGCCTTTTCCCTCATCTGCTcgctttctctctttcttgcttCTTTATCTAACTTTGTCAGTTCTTCCCACCTTAAGTTTCTCTCCTCTGAAGCCTTCTCTTTGGAATCGAACATTTTCTCTTCTCGCTTTGTTTGAATGGTTCCTGGTCTGTTTCTCTCCTGCTCCTTTGTGGCTTTAGCTTCCGTTTTCTTTCCCCAAATGACGGTCCTCTCGTTTGACCACGTGCCCTCGGAAGCGGCTGCCGCCGGCTTGGCCCGGCGTTCTTGGTAGGGCTCTGCGGAAGCGGCGGACTCTTTGGCTGAACTAGCGGGTGGAGCCTTTGTTCCTTCGGTTCTTGGCCTCTCAGGGAGTGTTTTCAGTTGAGCTTCAGTATTTCTTAAAAGACCGGGGGTTGGAGAGAACGTTCTGAAGTTGGTCTGACCGCTGGCAGTTTTCTGGTAAGCGTTCTCCTGCCAGGCAGTGGTGAAGGAAGAGTATCCGGAGCCCAGCACGTCTCTTCTGGCATCGCTCCCGACGGGTGTCTGAGAACGCGGCGCCAGGCTCTGCCGGAAGCTCGCAGGAGGTgctttttgccttggaaacagatttctctcattttctttctgtaataCTGAGGTGGTATATTGATAGGACTTGTCTCTGAATTCTGTAGAAATTGAACAGTACATTAAATTGATAGTCATCATTactttttttcatcttaaaagcATCACCATAGATCAGATCTTATCCCGTCATAATATATACCATTACCACAGAAGGGTCATTATAAATGAGATATGTTGGGTTCCCAAATTACTTTTTCCGGTAGTTTAAAGAATCCCAGGACAATAAGATACAGCTCTACAAATGCTTCCACACAACACTTTTCTCCAATTACTGATCTTAAAATACTCATCCATCTTAAATGTATCAAACGTGATCATAAAGCATGGCAGCTTGTCCCAGCGAGGCTAGGGCTGTGTTTATGTGGCAGAAATCTCACAGTTTGGAATCCTTCATTTCCACTTTGTTGAAGTAACTTTATTTACTGATGAGCAGAGAAGAGCTTCATAATTACCAAAGATAAAGTATATAACCATTAAACATTGAATGGTATTACCCCACCACCTTTTactatgctctttttttttccttcactgatTTCCATGTTGGGTCAACAAATACTGaagaatttaacttttttttaaacttcctgaTTTCTTCGACTttcatacttttttccttttttcaaacaTCTCATTTGAAAAGCCGCCAAAGCAGGAAGCCAGCCAGTCATCACTACTACAATCTGTCTTAATGGGAGGCTGTCTGTGGGGCTTCCTGCTTTGCTCTGGCCCATCCACAGAGATGCTACCCTTGGGGATGCCCACACCCCCCAGGGTAACTGCTCTAGGGGTGGCCGCTGGTGGTAGGAATGTAGCCTGGCCGGCAGGACTATCTACCCTGGGGGTACCCCCTCATGCCTACCCACACCCATCTGCTGATCTGGATagagccttctcatcctctgggtCTCCCCACTGCAGCCAACCAGCTTCCTCTCAAATTCAAAAGCAAACTTGCTGGACATTATCTAAGACCAAATTCCATCCAATCACAGATGACTGGAACCAAAATTATTCTGAACCCAGTGACCTGTCATCCTGTGAAGTATCTAACCTGGGATgttgcttttgaaaaataaagatggagggtgt
The nucleotide sequence above comes from Bubalus kerabau isolate K-KA32 ecotype Philippines breed swamp buffalo chromosome 19, PCC_UOA_SB_1v2, whole genome shotgun sequence. Encoded proteins:
- the SYNM gene encoding synemin isoform X1, whose translation is MLSWRLHTGPEKAELQELNARLYDYVCRVRELERENLLLEEELRSRRGQEGLWAEAEARCAEEASGLRRQLDELSWATALAQGERDALRRELRELQLLGEEARAARGRLDAELDSQRRELQEELAARAALEALLGRLQAERRGLDAARERDVRELRARAAGLTLRYRGRVAGPAAPPPRLRELHEDCALLVTEAWRETVQRYEDEVRELEEALRRGRESRREAEEETRLCAQEAEALRREVLELEQLRALLEEELLRVREASELQAEERQREIAYLEDEKAALTLAMADRLRDYQDLVQVKTGLSLEVATYRALLEGESNPEILIVECIENMPQEFRDKSYQYTTSVLQKENERNLFPRQKAPPASFRQSLAPRSQTPVGSDARRDVLGSGYSSFTTAWQENAYQKTASGQTNFRTFSPTPGLLRNTEAQLKTLPERPRTEGTKAPPASSAKESAASAEPYQERRAKPAAAASEGTWSNERTVIWGKKTEAKATKEQERNRPGTIQTKREEKMFDSKEKASEERNLRWEELTKLDKEARKRESEQMREKAREKESLKEESVKGREIPIRLEVSQDSTAKVAPQGLQTPLKEDAGDGTGGGVETREAGFTLGASDTTASLKGGSMTETIAENIVSSILKQFTHSPEAEASAESFPDTKVTYVDRKEVPGDRKAKTEIVVESKLTEEIDISDEAGLDYLLSKDAKEVELKGKSAERLIGDVIRLGLKGREGRAKVVNVEIIEEPMSYVSSEKEDEFSTPFKVEEVDDVSPSSRGLVEEREEAVYGESDVTCSGDAGQEARRPQESVTHVEEVTEAGDLEGEQSYFVSTPDEHPGAPEREEGSVYGQIHIEEESTIRYSWQDEIVPGSRRRVRRDDVPGEKVLKPVDVPEVSLEGDTASSPWKEQTRSGEFHAKPIVIEKEIKIPHEFHTSIKEGSKEPRHQLVEVIEQLEENLPERMKEELSALTREGQGGPAGVSFDVKKVQSAGSGAVTLVAEVNLSQTVDADQLDLEELSKDEAGEIEKAVESVVRDSLARRRSPGPGSPEAEAGHGFRRWATQELYSSSAGEADAGLASPPGPVSATVEVTSPTGFVHAHVLEDVSQSGGRVQIASPGMWRTEQVLAEGRAAQAVEVSAEGQASWAEGSAGASRSARLITLGARQSPVSTEVIFPGPDAARPKAGGTEEPGPAELPTEPPRFGRHSPFGSQQFYAQREIIFQAPVSGVGKAGDSSQAEESAGTQTSIKHLQLGTREGLSEQTQLTAPLSGTVELGVREASVLMEAWSGDGTSIRHVTIGPQRHQATEPIVPPPLEFSDSESSTHREGTADETLAASSYTVGRNILVTEKSTFQRAVSESPQEASTGDMSGNEVTSGVSRSFRHIQLGPAEAKTSEHIVFHGPISKTFALAGSVDSPEVGEVADSGRTLRHVALGPKETSFTFQMDVSNVEATPRWTQEARVLFPAGTEAEAPSVSEPGAWRDASSRNDLAAGVSFQGSAGDRHQAPGERGKEQAEFDKTVQLQRMVDQRSVISDEKKVALLYLDSQEEENEGHWF
- the SYNM gene encoding synemin isoform X2 codes for the protein MLSWRLHTGPEKAELQELNARLYDYVCRVRELERENLLLEEELRSRRGQEGLWAEAEARCAEEASGLRRQLDELSWATALAQGERDALRRELRELQLLGEEARAARGRLDAELDSQRRELQEELAARAALEALLGRLQAERRGLDAARERDVRELRARAAGLTLRYRGRVAGPAAPPPRLRELHEDCALLVTEAWRETVQRYEDEVRELEEALRRGRESRREAEEETRLCAQEAEALRREVLELEQLRALLEEELLRVREASELQAEERQREIAYLEDEKAALTLAMADRLRDYQDLVQVKTGLSLEVATYRALLEGESNPEILIVECIENMPQEFRDKSYQYTTSVLQKENERNLFPRQKAPPASFRQSLAPRSQTPVGSDARRDVLGSGYSSFTTAWQENAYQKTASGQTNFRTFSPTPGLLRNTEAQLKTLPERPRTEGTKAPPASSAKESAASAEPYQERRAKPAAAASEGTWSNERTVIWGKKTEAKATKEQERNRPGTIQTKREEKMFDSKEKASEERNLRWEELTKLDKEARKRESEQMREKAREKESLKEESVKGREIPIRLEVSQDSTAKVAPQGLQTPLKEDAGDGTGGGVETREAGFTLGASDTTASLKGGSMTETIAENIVSSILKQFTHSPEAEASAESFPDTKVTYVDRKEVPGDRKAKTEIVVESKLTEEIDISDEAGLDYLLSKDAKEVELKGKSAERLIGDVIRLGLKGREGRAKVVNVEIIEEPMSYVSSEKEDEFSTPFKVEEVDDVSPSSRGLVEEREEAVYGESDVTCSGDAGQEARRPQESVTHVEEVTEAGDLEGEQSYFVSTPDEHPGAPEREEGSVYGQIHIEEESTIRYSWQDEIVPGSRRRVRRDDVPGEKVLKPVDVPEVSLEGDTASSPWKEQTRSGEFHAKPIVIEKEIKIPHEFHTSIKEGSKEPRHQLVEVIEQLEENLPERMKEELSALTREGQGGPAGVSFDVKKVQSAGSGAVTLVAEVNLSQTVDADQLDLEELSKDEAGEIEKAVESVVRDSLARRRSPGPGSPEAEAGHGFRRWATQELYSSSAGEADAGLASPPGPVSATVEVTSPTGFVHAHVLEDVSQSGGRVQIASPGMWRTEQVLAEGRAAQAVEMDVSNVEATPRWTQEARVLFPAGTEAEAPSVSEPGAWRDASSRNDLAAGVSFQGSAGDRHQAPGERGKEQAEFDKTVQLQRMVDQRSVISDEKKVALLYLDSQEEENEGHWF